One Stenotrophomonas oahuensis genomic region harbors:
- a CDS encoding efflux RND transporter permease subunit, whose amino-acid sequence MKLSNISIQRPVFAVVMSLLLVVLGIMSFTRLTLRELPAIDPPIVSVSVDYTGASAAVIESRITQVLEDALAGIEGIDTINARSSNGRSQVSIEFTSNRDIEAAANDVRDAVSRVADRMPEEARPPEIAKVESDADPIIWFNMTSSSMNTLELSDYADRYVVDRFSSLDGVAQVRIGGRQRYAMRVWLDRDQLAARGFTVGDVETALRNENVELPAGRLESTDRDFTLRVERNYVKPEDFATIPLGKGADGYVVRMGDVAKIELASSERRAYYRSNGEPGIGLGIVKTSTANSLDVARTARAEAERVGQTLPDGTHIFVAFDNTTFIEAAVDRVYATLVEAMLLVLVVIWLFLGSFRAALIPAVTVPVCLVAAFIALYAFGFSINLLTLLALVLCIGLVVDDAIVVVENVQRRIDLGEPPLVASKRGTAQVAFAVIATTAVLVAVFLPVGFLEGNTGRLFRELAVALAAAVALSAFVSLTLTPMMASKLLKPHTGRAPKGLHGFINRNLDRVSASYGRFLDAHVGRTWIYIVVMILSLAASALLLKVLPSELAPAEDRGSFQIMIDGPEGAGYDYTVGQVQQVEQIVSGFVGDDKPIVRANPRVPGGFGASEEMHTGRISVFLQPWRERDTNTMDVAADLQKHLDVMRGVRVRTQVGGGLVRSGGQPFQIVLGGPEYAEIAQWRDRMLARMADNPGLVGPDSDYKETRPQMRVNIDRQRAADLGVSVTAIGSALETMMGSRRVTTFVDNGEEYDVLVQAGREGRTTPDDLAAIRVRASSGELVPLSNLVTLSEVAEAGNLNRFNRLRSITISAGLAPGYPLGEAIAWAQQTAREELPQHAQIDWKGESREYQNAGSAVLLTFAMALLVVFLVLAAQFESFIHPLVIMLTVPLGVLGALLGLYVSGGTINLFSQIGIVMLVGLAAKNGILIVEFANQLRDEGRDVHRAIVESSMVRLRPILMTSIATVVGAIPLVVAGGPGSASRGTIGIVVIFGVTVSTFLSLFVVPAFYAVLAPYTRSPEAVARELEKQEAETPSVGGHA is encoded by the coding sequence ATGAAGCTCTCCAACATCTCCATCCAGCGGCCGGTGTTCGCCGTGGTGATGAGCCTGCTGCTGGTGGTGCTCGGCATCATGTCGTTCACCCGCCTCACCCTGCGCGAACTGCCTGCCATCGACCCGCCGATCGTCTCGGTCTCGGTCGACTACACGGGCGCTTCGGCCGCCGTCATTGAAAGCCGCATCACCCAGGTCCTCGAAGACGCCCTGGCCGGCATCGAAGGCATCGACACCATCAACGCGCGCAGCTCCAACGGCCGCTCCCAGGTCAGCATCGAATTCACCTCCAACCGGGATATCGAAGCGGCCGCCAACGACGTGCGCGATGCGGTCAGCCGCGTGGCCGACCGCATGCCCGAAGAGGCACGCCCACCGGAAATCGCCAAGGTCGAGAGTGACGCAGATCCCATCATCTGGTTCAACATGACCTCCTCCAGCATGAACACGCTGGAGCTGAGCGATTACGCAGACCGCTACGTGGTGGATCGTTTCTCCAGCCTTGACGGCGTGGCCCAGGTCCGCATCGGCGGCCGCCAGCGCTACGCCATGCGCGTGTGGCTGGACCGCGACCAGCTGGCCGCGCGCGGCTTCACCGTCGGTGATGTTGAAACCGCGCTGCGCAACGAGAACGTCGAGCTGCCCGCCGGCCGCCTGGAATCCACCGACCGCGACTTCACCCTGCGCGTGGAGCGCAACTACGTGAAGCCGGAAGACTTCGCCACCATTCCGCTCGGCAAGGGCGCGGACGGCTATGTCGTGCGCATGGGCGACGTGGCCAAGATCGAGCTGGCCTCGTCGGAGCGACGCGCCTACTACCGCAGCAACGGCGAACCCGGCATCGGCCTGGGCATCGTCAAGACTTCCACCGCCAACTCGCTGGACGTGGCCCGTACCGCACGCGCCGAGGCCGAGCGGGTAGGGCAGACCTTGCCCGATGGCACCCATATCTTCGTCGCCTTCGACAACACCACCTTCATTGAAGCCGCGGTGGATCGCGTCTACGCCACCCTGGTCGAAGCAATGCTGCTGGTGCTGGTGGTGATCTGGCTGTTCCTGGGCAGTTTCCGCGCGGCGCTGATTCCGGCGGTGACCGTACCGGTCTGTCTGGTTGCCGCGTTCATCGCGCTGTACGCCTTTGGCTTCTCGATCAACCTGCTGACCCTGCTGGCGCTGGTGCTGTGTATCGGCCTGGTGGTCGACGATGCCATTGTGGTGGTGGAAAACGTGCAGCGCCGCATCGACCTCGGCGAACCGCCGCTGGTCGCGTCCAAGCGCGGTACCGCGCAGGTGGCGTTCGCGGTGATCGCGACCACCGCGGTGCTGGTGGCGGTGTTCCTGCCGGTGGGCTTCCTGGAGGGCAACACCGGCCGTCTGTTCCGCGAACTGGCGGTCGCGTTGGCCGCGGCGGTGGCGTTGTCGGCGTTCGTGTCGCTGACCCTGACCCCGATGATGGCCTCCAAGCTGCTCAAGCCGCATACCGGCCGGGCCCCGAAGGGCCTGCATGGCTTCATCAACCGCAACCTGGACCGCGTCTCGGCCAGTTACGGCCGCTTCCTCGATGCGCATGTGGGCCGCACCTGGATCTACATCGTGGTGATGATCCTGTCGCTGGCGGCCAGCGCGCTGCTGTTGAAAGTGCTGCCGTCCGAGTTGGCCCCGGCAGAAGACCGTGGCTCGTTCCAGATCATGATCGACGGCCCGGAAGGGGCGGGCTATGACTACACCGTCGGCCAGGTGCAGCAGGTCGAGCAGATCGTCAGCGGCTTCGTTGGCGACGACAAACCGATTGTCCGCGCCAACCCACGCGTGCCCGGCGGCTTCGGGGCCAGCGAGGAAATGCACACCGGCCGCATCAGCGTGTTCCTGCAGCCGTGGCGCGAACGTGACACCAACACCATGGACGTGGCGGCCGACCTGCAGAAACATCTGGATGTGATGCGCGGCGTGCGCGTGCGCACCCAGGTCGGCGGTGGGCTGGTGCGCAGTGGCGGGCAGCCCTTCCAGATCGTGCTGGGTGGCCCGGAATACGCCGAAATCGCCCAGTGGCGCGACCGCATGCTGGCGCGCATGGCCGACAATCCCGGCCTGGTCGGGCCGGACTCGGATTACAAGGAGACCCGCCCGCAGATGCGGGTCAACATCGACCGCCAGCGTGCGGCGGATCTGGGCGTGTCGGTCACTGCGATCGGGTCGGCGCTGGAAACCATGATGGGCTCGCGCCGGGTCACCACCTTCGTCGACAACGGTGAGGAGTACGACGTGCTGGTCCAGGCCGGTCGCGAAGGCCGCACCACCCCGGACGATCTGGCCGCGATCCGCGTGCGCGCCAGCAGTGGCGAACTGGTACCGCTGTCCAACCTGGTCACCCTCAGTGAAGTGGCCGAGGCCGGCAACCTGAACCGCTTCAACCGCCTGCGCTCGATCACCATCAGCGCAGGTCTGGCCCCGGGCTACCCGCTGGGCGAAGCCATCGCCTGGGCGCAGCAGACCGCCCGCGAGGAACTGCCGCAGCACGCCCAGATCGACTGGAAGGGCGAATCGCGTGAATACCAGAACGCCGGCAGCGCGGTACTGCTGACCTTCGCCATGGCTCTGCTGGTGGTGTTCCTGGTGCTGGCGGCGCAGTTTGAGAGCTTCATCCACCCGCTGGTGATCATGCTCACCGTGCCGCTGGGCGTGCTCGGGGCCTTGCTGGGGCTGTATGTCAGTGGCGGCACGATCAACCTGTTCAGCCAGATCGGCATCGTCATGCTGGTCGGCCTGGCGGCCAAGAACGGCATTCTGATCGTCGAATTCGCCAACCAGTTGCGCGATGAAGGCCGCGACGTGCACCGGGCCATCGTCGAATCCTCCATGGTCCGCCTGCGGCCGATCCTGATGACCTCCATCGCCACCGTGGTGGGTGCGATCCCGCTGGTGGTCGCCGGCGGCCCGGGTTCAGCCAGTCGCGGCACCATCGGCATCGTGGTGATCTTCGGCGTCACCGTGTCCACGTTCCTGTCGTTGTTCGTGGTCCCGGCGTTCTACGCCGTGCTGGCCCCGTACACCCGCTCGCCCGAAGCCGTGGCCCGCGAGCTGGAGAAGCAGGAAGCGGAAACCCCGTCCGTAGGCGGTCACGCCTAA